The sequence ATAACAGGCAGTAAGAAAAGCGACAAACGGTTCTCGTTTGGAGCTAAACGAAAAAGCCAAGCAATACAAAGTGTGTTTAGTTAAGTTAGAAAGGGCGCACGGTGGATGCCTTGGCACTAGGAGCCGATGAAGGACGGGACAAACACCGATATGCTTCGGGGAGCTGTAAGTAAGCGTTGATCCGGAGATTTCCGAATGGGGAAACCCACTGTCCGTAATGGGGCAGTATCCATACGTGAATCCATAGCGTATGGAGGGCATACCCGGGGAACTGAAACATCTAAGTACCCGGAGGAGAAGAAAGCAAAAGCGATTCCCTGAGTAGCGGCGAGCGAAACGGGAACAGCCCAAACCAAGAGGCTTGCCTCTTGGGGTTGTAGGACACTCAATACGGAGTGACAAAGGAACGGAGTAGACGAAGCGGTCTGGAAAGGCCCGCCAGAGGAGGTAACAGCCCTGTAGTCGAAACTTCGTTCCCTCCTGAGTGGATCCTGAGTACGGCGGGACACGAGGAATCCCGTCGGAAGCAGGGAGGACCATCTCCCAAGGCTAAATACTCCCTAGTGACCGATAGTGAACCAGTACCGTGAGGGAAAGGTGAAAAGCACCCCGGGAGGGGAGTGAAAGAGAACCTGAAACCGTGTGCCTACAAGTAGTCAGAGCCCGTTTATGGGTGATGGCGTGCCTTTTGTAGAATGAACCGGCGAGTTACGATCTCGTGCGAGGTTAAGTCGAAAAGACGGAGCCGCAGCGAAAGCGAGTCTGAATAGGGCGTATAGTACGAGGTCGTAGACCCGAAACCAGGTGATCTACCCATGTCCAGGGTGAAGGTAGGGTAATACCTACTGGAGGCCCGAACCCACGCACGTTGAAAAGTGCGGGGATGAGGTGTGGGTAGGGGTGAAATGCCAATCGAACTTGGAGATAGCTGGTTCTCCCCGAAATAGCTTTAGGGCTAGCCTCGAGTTGAGAGTCTTGGAGGTAGAGCACTGATTGGGCTAGGGGCCCTCATCGGGTTACCGAACTCAGTCAAACTCCGAATGCCAATGACTTATACTCGGGAGTCAGACTACGAGTGATAAGATCCGTAGTCAAGAGGGAAACAGCCCAGATCACCAGCTAAGGTCCCAAAGTGTACGTTAAGTGGAAAAGGATGTGGAGTTGCTTAGACAACCAGGATGTTGGCTTAGAAGCAGCCACCATTTAAAGAGTGCGTAATAGCTCACTGGTCGAGTGACTCTGCGCCGAAAATGTACCGGGGCTAAACGTACCACCGAAGCTGTGGGACGATTTACGTCGTCGGTAGGGGAGCGTTCTAAGGGCGTCGAAGCTAGACCGGAAGGACTAGTGGAGCGCTTAGAAGTGAGAATGCCGGTGTGAGTAGCGAAAACAGAGGTGAGAATCCTCTGCACCGAAAGCCTAAGGTTTCCTGAGGAAGGCTCGTCCGCTCAGGGTTAGTCGGGACCTAAGCCGAGGCCGAAAGGCGTAGGCGATGGACAACAGGTTGATATTCCTGTACCACCTCCTCACCGTTTGAGCAATGGGGGGGACGCAGGAGGATAGGGTCAGCGCGCGACTGGTTGTGCGCGTCCAAGCAGTTAGGTGCCTCAAGTAGGCAAATCCGCTTGAGTAGGCTGAGCTGTGATGGCGAGGGAAATAAAGTACCGAAGTGCCTGATTCCACACTGCCAAGAAAAGCCTCTAGCGAGGTGAGAGGTGCCCGTACCGCAAACCGACACAGGTAGGCGAGGAGAGAATCCTAAGGTGCGCGGGAGAACTCTCGTTAAGGAACTCGGCAAAATGACCCCGTAACTTCGGGAGAAGGGGTGCTCCCTCGGGTGAATAGCCCAGGGGAGCCGCAGTGAAAAGGCCCAAGCGACTGTTTATCAAAAACACAGGTCTCTGCGAAGCCGTAAGGCGAAGTATAGGGGCTGACACCTGCCCGGTGCTGGAAGGTTAAGGGGAGCGCTTAGCGCAAGCGAAGGTGCGAACCGAAGCCCCAGTAAACGGCGGCCGTAACTATAACGGTCCTAAGGTAGCGAAATTCCTTGTCGGGTAAGTTCCGACCCGCACGAAAGGTGTAACGACTTGGGCACTGTCTCAACGAGAGACCCGGTGAAATCATAGTACCTGTGAAGATGCAGGTTACCCGCGACAGGACGGAAAGACCCCGTGGAGCTTTACTGCAGCCTGATATTGAATGTTGGTGCGACATGTACAGCATAGGTGGGAGACTGAGAAGCCTGGACGCCAGTCTAGGTGGAGTCGCCGTTGGGATACCACCCTTGTCGTACTGAGATTCTAACCCGCACCCCTGATCGGGGTGGGAGACAGTGTCAGGTGGGCAGTTTGACTGGGGCGGTCGCCTCCCAAAGCGTAACGGAGGCGCCCAAAGGTTCCCTCAGAATGGTTGGAAATCATTCGAAGAGTGTAAAGGCAGAAGGGAGCTTGACTGCGAGACCTACAAGTCGAGCAGGGACGAAAGTCGGGCTTAGTGATCCGGTGGTTCCGAGTGGAAGGGCCATCGCTCAACGGATAAAAGCTACCCCGGGGATAACAGGCTTATCTCCCCCAAGAGTCCACATCGACGGGGAGGTTTGGCACCTCGATGTCGGCTCATCGCATCCTGGGGCTGTAGTCGGTCCCAAGGGTTGGGCTGTTCGCCCATTAAAGCGGTACGCGAGCTGGGTTCAGAACGTCGTGAGACAGTTCGGTCCCTATCCGTCGCGGGCGTAGGAAATTTGAGAGGAGCTGTCCTTAGTACGAGAGGACCGGGATGGACGCACCGCTGGTGTACCAGTTGTTCCGCCAGGAGCACAGCTGGGTAGCTATGTGCGGAAGGGATAAGCGCTGAAAGCATCTAAGCGTGAAGCCCCCCTCAAGATGAGATTTCCCATCGCGTCAAGCGAGTAAGATCCCTTGAAGATGACAAGGTAGATAGGTCCGAGGTGGAAGCGTGGCGACACGTGCAGCTGACGGATACTAATCGATCGAGGACTTAACTAAGCACACAAGAAAAGCGTAGAACGGTCCTTGGCGAAGCCAAGGAAACGTCCGACGGAGCCGAGAGCTTTTGACGAAGACGTGCTTGCACGTCGAACGGAAAAAGCGAAGGCGTAGGAGGATGTTAGTTCGAAGCTAGACAGTAAGAAAAGCTCAGGAGACTGTTCTGTTATCTAGTTTTGAAGGAATTATCCTTCAATATATTGCTCGGTGACGATGGCGGAGAGGTCACACCCGTTCCCATCCCGAACACGGAAGTTAAGCTCTCCAGCGCCGATGGTAGTTGGCGGGACACCGCCTGCGAGAGTAGGACGTTGCCGGGCAAAGACTAGACCAAGACAATTTAGTCTTGGTCTTTTTTGCTATCTAATAAATAATGATACAAATATAGTGGTATTTTATGTTTGGTTACTTCTAAAAATTGTACAATAAAAGGATACGCATCGTTTGAATAACTATGAAGGAGATCGTACCACCATTCTGTTTCATAACGGCAAATCATGCTTAAATTATAAAGCAATAAATAGTGGGCAACGACTTCATGGGTATGTTTGCTGCGTTCGTTTACATGTTTAAAATATAGCTCAAATAAAGGAGTTAATTCCTCAATATGTTCTAACAGATCTTTCATACAAAACTTTTCTCCATATGCATGTTTCACATGAAACATTTTTTCAGAAAAATAAGTAAACAAACCATGTTTTTGAACTTTTACTTCGTCTTTAAAAAAATCATAGTTTTGCTTCTTTCTTTTTCTTGTTGATACCCCATGCGCTAAAACGGACGATGTTTCAGGATAGTCAGCGTGAATAGTTAATAAACAAGCTTTAAGAAGTTGAACATTTCCATAAAATAATAAAACAGGCTTAATCGCTAGCGGTGCTTCATGGGCGGTGTCGTAAAACTTTTTTCCGTGTTGCAAGTAATACATAAATGGATAACAATTATCATAGCTTTTCTTTTCAGCGTCTTCTCTTCCTTCTTGTTTGTACCGATCAAGTAAAAACTGTTGTGTAAAATTTGATGAATAAAACACTTCCCACATCGTGTACTCTCCTTAGTTAATTGATTGAATTATCGAACATTTTTATGTTTTCTTGACAGAAAAAAGCGAAGTTGATACTCTACTAATTAATATTTCCAAAGTGAGGGGGAAAAACGATGTGGGAAACAAAATTTGCGAAAGAAGGATTGACATTTGATGATGTTCTTTTAATTCCGGCGAAGTCAGAAGTGTTGCCACGTGATGTCGATCTAACGGTTGAGCTAAGTAAAACATTGAAATTGAACATCCCAATTATTAGTGCGGGAATGGATACGGTGACAGAGGCAGAAATGGCGATTGCGATGGCGCGCCAAGGAGGATTAGGAATTATCCATAAAAACATGTCGATTGAGCAACAGGCGGAACAAGTCGATAAAGTAAAGCGTTCAGAAAGCGGGGTAATTACCGATCCGTTCTTTTTAACCCCCGAACATCAAGTATATGATGCGGAACATTTAATGAGTAAATATCGTATTTCAGGCGTTCCGATCGTGAACAATGCTGAAGAACAAAAGCTTGTTGGAATTATTACAAATCGTGATTTACGTTTCATTCAAGATTACTCAATAAAAATTTCTGATGTCATGACAAAAGAAAATTTAATTACTGCCCCTGTTGGAACAACATTAGAAGAAGCAGAAAAAATTTTACAAAAGTACAAAATTGAAAAACTCCCTCTCGTTGACGATCAAGGTGTGTTAAAAGGGCTTATTACCATTAAAGATATTGAAAAAGTCATTGAATTCCCAAATGCAGCAAAAGACGCGAAAGGACGTCTTCTTGTTGGGGCGGCTGTTGGGGTGACATCAGATACGATGTTGCGCGTGAAAAAGCTTGTGGAAGCAAACGTTGACGTCATTGTAGTTGATACAGCCCACGGTCATTCTAAAGGAGTGCTTGAAACGGTACGGAAAATTCGCGACACTTACCCGACATTGAACATTATCGCTGGAAATGTCGCGACAGCAGAGGCGACAAGAGATCTAATTGAAGCAGGAGCAAATATCATTAAAGTCGGTATCGGTCCAGGATCAATTTGTACGACACGGGTTGTCGCAGGTGTCGGTGTTCCTCAAATTACAGCCATTTATGACTGTGCAACAGAAGCAAGGAAATATGGTGTTTCAATTATTGCTGATGGGGGAATTAAATATTCTGGTGATATTGTAAAGGCTTTAGCAGCTGGTGGACATGCGGTTATGCTCGGAAGCTTGCTTGCAGGTGTATCTGAAAGTCCGGGGGAAACAGAAATTTATCAAGGTAGACGATTTAAAGTATATCGCGGTATGGGATCAGTTGGAGCGATGGAAAAGGGAAGTAAAGACCGCTATTTCCAAGAAGATAATAAAAAATTTGTTCCGGAAGGCATTGAAGGAAGAGTACCTTATAAGGGGCCGCTTGCTGATACCATTTATCAACTTGTCGGTGGATTGCGAGCAGGAATGGGCTATTGCGGAACGAGAAATTTAGAAGAATTGCGAGAAAAAGCGCAATTTGTGCGCATGACTGGAGCAGGACTAAGAGAAAGCCATCCACATGACGTCCAAATTACGAAAGAAGCGCCAAACTATTCATTTATGTAGTAAATACATAGGCAGAGGTGGAAGATTCCTCTGTCTATTTTTTTTTACAAGAGTATGTTAAAATAACGGTTATGTAAAACAGAGTTGGAGGGTTTGAGCGTGAAAACATCGTACAAGAGCTTCATCATTTCCATTGTAGCAATGTTCTTATTTATGGCGACGTTACCGCAAAATATAAAAGCGGAAGAAGACGTGCTCAATATTGAAGCAGATGCCGCTATTCTCGTTGAAGCGGAAACAGGAAAAATTTTATACCAAAAAAATATTGATGCCGTT comes from Anoxybacillus flavithermus and encodes:
- a CDS encoding YaaC family protein: MWEVFYSSNFTQQFLLDRYKQEGREDAEKKSYDNCYPFMYYLQHGKKFYDTAHEAPLAIKPVLLFYGNVQLLKACLLTIHADYPETSSVLAHGVSTRKRKKQNYDFFKDEVKVQKHGLFTYFSEKMFHVKHAYGEKFCMKDLLEHIEELTPLFELYFKHVNERSKHTHEVVAHYLLLYNLSMICRYETEWWYDLLHSYSNDAYPFIVQFLEVTKHKIPLYLYHYLLDSKKDQD
- the guaB gene encoding IMP dehydrogenase → MWETKFAKEGLTFDDVLLIPAKSEVLPRDVDLTVELSKTLKLNIPIISAGMDTVTEAEMAIAMARQGGLGIIHKNMSIEQQAEQVDKVKRSESGVITDPFFLTPEHQVYDAEHLMSKYRISGVPIVNNAEEQKLVGIITNRDLRFIQDYSIKISDVMTKENLITAPVGTTLEEAEKILQKYKIEKLPLVDDQGVLKGLITIKDIEKVIEFPNAAKDAKGRLLVGAAVGVTSDTMLRVKKLVEANVDVIVVDTAHGHSKGVLETVRKIRDTYPTLNIIAGNVATAEATRDLIEAGANIIKVGIGPGSICTTRVVAGVGVPQITAIYDCATEARKYGVSIIADGGIKYSGDIVKALAAGGHAVMLGSLLAGVSESPGETEIYQGRRFKVYRGMGSVGAMEKGSKDRYFQEDNKKFVPEGIEGRVPYKGPLADTIYQLVGGLRAGMGYCGTRNLEELREKAQFVRMTGAGLRESHPHDVQITKEAPNYSFM